A region of Kribbella sp. NBC_01245 DNA encodes the following proteins:
- a CDS encoding MauE/DoxX family redox-associated membrane protein: MTPWISTVARLILGVVMLVAGALKIGDPEQSRLAVAAYELLPKALEQPIGWGLPFVEVAIGLLLIVGYGTRVAALVSAVLMVVFIAAVSSAWARGLAIDCGCFGGGGQVAPGQTKYLQEILRDLGLLALAVWLWFRPQSRFSLETVEPAVGTTGEVTP, encoded by the coding sequence ATGACTCCCTGGATCTCTACGGTGGCGCGGCTGATCCTCGGTGTGGTGATGCTGGTCGCGGGCGCGTTGAAGATCGGCGACCCGGAACAGAGCCGGCTGGCCGTCGCGGCGTACGAACTGTTGCCCAAGGCCCTCGAACAGCCGATCGGCTGGGGACTGCCGTTCGTCGAGGTCGCGATCGGATTGTTGCTGATCGTCGGTTATGGCACCCGGGTCGCGGCCCTGGTGAGTGCTGTACTGATGGTGGTGTTCATCGCCGCGGTGTCCTCCGCCTGGGCGCGCGGTCTCGCGATCGACTGCGGCTGCTTCGGCGGCGGCGGGCAGGTCGCACCCGGTCAGACGAAGTACCTGCAGGAGATCCTGCGAGACCTCGGTCTGCTCGCGCTGGCGGTGTGGTTGTGGTTCCGCCCGCAGAGCCGATTCTCGCTCGAAACCGTTGAGCCCGCTGTTGGAACGACAGGAGAAGTAACGCCGTGA
- a CDS encoding VIT1/CCC1 transporter family protein — MGLVPDGEIDGHTHRDVNGGWLRPAVFGAMDGLVSNFALIAGMDGGTDPGSKVVILAGLAGLVAGAFSMAAGEYTSVASQRELARAEIEVERREIRRHPSLEEQELADTYEAKGLDPTLAGEVAHQFHTDPDQALEEHVREELGINLNDLPNPVVAAASSFICFAVGAFLPLLPYLLGAGDVIPAMIVSLTALFACGALVSRVTSRSWWYSGLRQLILGGAAAAITYAVGALVGTTLI, encoded by the coding sequence ATGGGGCTCGTGCCTGACGGGGAGATTGACGGGCACACCCATCGGGACGTCAACGGTGGGTGGCTCCGCCCCGCGGTCTTCGGTGCGATGGACGGGCTGGTCTCGAACTTCGCCCTGATCGCGGGCATGGACGGCGGTACCGACCCGGGCTCGAAGGTCGTCATCCTGGCCGGGCTCGCGGGTCTGGTCGCGGGCGCGTTCTCGATGGCGGCGGGGGAGTACACCTCGGTCGCCAGCCAGCGCGAGCTCGCCCGCGCCGAGATCGAGGTCGAACGCCGCGAGATCCGCCGCCACCCCTCGCTCGAGGAGCAGGAACTCGCCGACACCTACGAAGCGAAGGGCCTCGACCCGACGCTCGCGGGCGAGGTGGCACACCAGTTCCACACCGACCCGGACCAGGCCCTCGAGGAACACGTCCGCGAGGAACTCGGCATCAACCTCAACGACCTCCCGAACCCCGTCGTCGCGGCCGCCTCATCCTTCATCTGCTTCGCCGTAGGCGCCTTCCTGCCCCTACTCCCGTACCTCCTGGGCGCCGGCGACGTAATCCCCGCGATGATCGTCTCCCTCACGGCCCTCTTCGCCTGCGGAGCCCTGGTAAGCCGCGTAACCAGCCGCTCCTGGTGGTACTCCGGCCTCCGCCAGCTGATCCTCGGCGGCGCCGCAGCCGCCATCACCTACGCCGTAGGTGCCCTAGTAGGCACCACCCTCATCTAA
- the lgt gene encoding prolipoprotein diacylglyceryl transferase → MSTQLTAVLVPAFIPSPSQGVWEIGPLPLRGYALCILLGIYVGYLLGKRRWVARGGKPEVAGDMVMWAVPFGLIGARIYHVITDYQLYFGEGRNPVDALKIWNGGLGVWGAVAFGALGAWIACRRHGVPFLVMADAFAPGIALAQAIGRWGNWFNQELFGGPTTQPWGLEIDLAHRPEGYEQFATFHPTFLYEFLWNLGVVALVILVDRRYKLGHGRAFALYVAGYTLGRGWIEYMRIDSVNHVFGLRLNVWTSIILFIAAIAYFVISQRLRPGQEDLQALGTPTPDDEPAADASAEASIAEAEAAGDHEERDDAAPAKTPAEAEAADDVPAEGDGDVKAPGDGARA, encoded by the coding sequence ATGTCTACTCAGCTGACCGCCGTGCTCGTTCCGGCCTTCATTCCCAGTCCAAGCCAAGGCGTGTGGGAGATCGGCCCGCTGCCTCTGCGCGGTTATGCCCTGTGCATCCTGCTCGGCATCTACGTCGGCTACCTGCTCGGCAAACGCCGGTGGGTCGCCCGTGGCGGCAAACCCGAGGTGGCCGGTGACATGGTCATGTGGGCGGTGCCGTTCGGGCTGATCGGCGCGCGGATCTACCACGTGATCACCGACTACCAGCTGTACTTCGGCGAAGGCCGGAACCCGGTCGACGCCCTGAAGATCTGGAACGGCGGCCTCGGCGTCTGGGGTGCGGTCGCCTTCGGAGCGCTCGGTGCCTGGATCGCGTGCCGCCGCCACGGGGTGCCGTTCCTGGTGATGGCCGACGCGTTCGCGCCCGGTATCGCCCTCGCGCAGGCGATCGGCCGCTGGGGCAACTGGTTCAACCAGGAGCTGTTCGGCGGCCCGACCACGCAGCCGTGGGGTCTCGAGATCGACCTGGCCCACCGGCCGGAGGGTTACGAGCAGTTCGCGACGTTCCACCCGACCTTCCTGTACGAATTCCTCTGGAACCTCGGCGTCGTCGCCCTGGTCATCCTGGTCGATCGCCGGTACAAGCTCGGGCATGGTCGAGCCTTCGCGCTGTACGTCGCGGGCTACACGCTCGGCCGCGGCTGGATCGAGTACATGCGAATCGACTCCGTCAACCACGTCTTCGGCCTCCGCCTGAACGTGTGGACGTCGATCATCCTGTTCATCGCCGCCATCGCCTACTTCGTCATCAGCCAACGCCTCCGCCCAGGCCAAGAAGACCTCCAAGCCCTCGGCACCCCGACACCCGACGACGAGCCCGCGGCCGACGCCTCCGCCGAGGCCTCGATCGCGGAGGCGGAGGCCGCCGGGGACCACGAAGAGCGTGACGACGCCGCACCGGCCAAGACGCCTGCCGAGGCCGAGGCGGCGGACGACGTACCAGCCGAGGGTGATGGGGATGTGAAGGCTCCGGGCGATGGGGCTCGTGCCTGA
- a CDS encoding DsbA family protein: protein MSKSRKAEVLVQPKKRRITPGVVVVVVLLLVLAGGVGVQYWRSNSGVTVENADAPEPAIITGPGTDGQGVTFGKADAKATIDVYLDFRCPHCEEFEAESGSAINSLVDEGKVKATYWPMDFVSKDNSPRLANAWACAAAEGKPRSYSDALFGSFEKAWSEKQLLALGKALKINTPEFETCVKTNGQAKWVESIQGAAEKRGVSGTPTVFVNGKKLNDDQLNPQAIMVAIAAAA from the coding sequence GTGAGCAAGTCCCGCAAAGCTGAAGTGCTGGTCCAGCCGAAGAAGCGGCGGATCACGCCCGGCGTAGTGGTCGTGGTGGTCCTGCTGCTCGTGCTGGCCGGCGGTGTCGGCGTCCAGTACTGGCGCAGCAACTCCGGCGTGACCGTCGAGAACGCGGACGCGCCCGAGCCCGCCATCATCACCGGGCCCGGGACGGACGGTCAGGGCGTCACCTTCGGCAAGGCCGACGCGAAGGCCACGATCGACGTCTACCTGGACTTCCGTTGCCCGCACTGCGAGGAGTTCGAGGCCGAGTCCGGTTCGGCGATCAACTCTCTGGTCGACGAGGGGAAGGTCAAGGCGACGTACTGGCCGATGGACTTCGTGAGCAAGGACAACTCGCCGCGCCTCGCGAACGCCTGGGCCTGCGCCGCGGCGGAGGGTAAGCCGCGCAGCTACAGCGACGCTTTGTTCGGCAGCTTCGAGAAGGCCTGGAGCGAGAAGCAGCTGCTCGCGCTCGGTAAGGCGCTCAAGATCAACACTCCCGAGTTCGAGACCTGCGTGAAGACCAACGGCCAGGCCAAGTGGGTGGAGTCGATCCAGGGTGCGGCCGAGAAGCGTGGTGTCAGTGGCACGCCGACGGTGTTCGTCAACGGGAAGAAGCTGAACGACGACCAGCTCAACCCGCAGGCCATCATGGTGGCTATCGCCGCCGCTGCCTGA
- the gltB gene encoding glutamate synthase large subunit, translated as MFGPLPREGLYDGKHEHDACGVAFVATLTGEPSHDIVAKALTALRNLEHRGASGAEPDSGDGAGILLQIPDAYFRKVCDFELPAQRSYAAGMAFLPQDPEDAAKAVARIEQLANEENLKVVGWRDVPITPELLGSTARSVMPQFRQLFVTAASGRVLGTALERMAFRLRKRIERETGTYFPSLSSRTIIYKGMLTTDQLDKFFPELTDPDLASAIGIVHSRFSTNTFPSWPLAHPYRYIAHNGEINTVQGNRNWMRAREALLASEVIPGDLEQVFPICTPDASDSASFDEVLELLHLGGRSLPHAMLMMIPEAWENAATMDPKRRAFYEFHSTLMEPWDGPASVVFSDGTQVGAVLDRNGLRPSRYWVTDDGLVVLASEAGVLDIDPAKVVQKGRLEPGKIFLVDVEEHRVVTDDEVKSSLAAQHPYDEWLHAGLIRFEDLHEREHVVHSHASVARRQQVFGYTEEELRVLLTPMAKLGTEPIGSMGTDTPIAVLSERPRLLFDYFAQLFAQVTNPPLDAIREELVTSLSSSLGPEANLLNPGPASCRQLVLPFPVLTNDELAKIRHINLDGDLPGLATTVLRGLYEVEGGGDALAARLDEICVEASAAIAEGARIIVLSDRHATAEKAPIPSLLLTAAVHHHLVREKTRTQVGLVVEAGDVREVHHVALLIGYGAAAVNPYLALESVEDLARRGTYLPGIEPENAVKNLVKSLGKGVLKVMSKMGVSTVASYTGAQIFEATGLSPELVDRYFTGTSSKLGGVGLDVIAEEVNQRHLKAYPADGILPAHRTLEIGGEYQWRREGEPHLFDPETVFRLQHSTRTGRYDIFKQYTSRVDKQSERLMTLRGMFGFKARQPIPIEEVEPVSEIVKRFSTGAMSYGSISAESHTTLAIAMNRLGAKSNTGEGGEDPDRLHDPERRSSIKQVASGRFGVTSEYLTNSDDIQIKMAQGAKPGEGGQLPGHKVYPWVAKTRHSTPGVGLISPPPHHDIYSIEDLAQLIHDLKNANPSARIHVKLVSEVGVGTIAAGVSKAHADVVLISGHDGGTGASPLTSLKHAGGPWELGLAETQQTLLLNGLRDRIVVQTDGQLKTGRDVVIAALLGAEEYGFATAPLVVSGCIMMRVCHLDTCPVGVATQNPVLRERFTGKPEFVVNFFEFIAEEVREYLAELGFRTLNEAIGHAEVLDITRAVNHWKADGLDLSPILHVPDLPAGAALHRTIDQDHGLDKALDNELIRIAQPALENGEPVRAQLAIRNVNRTVGTMLGHEITKRYKGEGLPDGTIDLTFTGSAGNSFAAFVPKGVTLRLEGDANDYVGKGLSGGRVVIRPDRTATFTAADQIIAGNVIAYGATGGELFINGGAGQRFCVRNSGATAVVESVGDHACEYMTGGRVVVIGRTGRNFAAGMSGGTAHVLDLDASLVNPELVDLRALTEDESELLHDLVRRHHEETGSPRAAELLTDWAATAARFTTVMPRDYARVLAAKAAAERDGLDEAATTKAMMEAI; from the coding sequence ATGTTTGGTCCCCTGCCGCGTGAGGGTCTCTACGACGGAAAGCACGAGCACGACGCCTGCGGTGTCGCGTTCGTCGCCACTTTGACCGGCGAGCCCAGCCACGACATCGTCGCGAAGGCGCTCACCGCACTGCGTAATCTCGAGCATCGAGGCGCTTCGGGCGCCGAGCCCGACTCCGGTGACGGTGCGGGCATTCTGCTGCAGATCCCGGATGCGTACTTCCGCAAGGTCTGCGATTTCGAGCTGCCCGCCCAGCGCAGCTACGCCGCCGGTATGGCCTTCCTGCCGCAAGACCCCGAGGACGCCGCCAAGGCTGTCGCCCGGATCGAGCAGCTGGCGAACGAGGAGAACCTGAAGGTCGTCGGCTGGCGCGACGTACCGATCACGCCGGAGCTGCTCGGCAGCACCGCCCGCTCGGTGATGCCGCAGTTCCGCCAGCTGTTCGTGACCGCCGCGTCGGGCCGGGTGCTCGGTACCGCGCTGGAGCGGATGGCGTTCCGGCTGCGGAAGCGGATCGAGCGCGAGACCGGCACGTATTTCCCGTCGCTGTCGAGCCGGACCATCATCTACAAGGGCATGCTCACCACCGACCAGCTGGACAAGTTCTTCCCCGAGCTGACCGATCCCGACCTCGCCTCGGCGATCGGCATCGTGCACTCGCGGTTCTCCACGAACACGTTCCCGTCCTGGCCGCTCGCCCACCCCTACCGGTACATCGCGCACAACGGCGAGATCAACACCGTGCAGGGCAACCGGAACTGGATGCGCGCCCGCGAGGCGCTACTCGCCAGTGAGGTGATCCCGGGCGACCTGGAGCAGGTCTTCCCGATCTGTACGCCGGACGCGTCGGACTCGGCGTCGTTCGACGAGGTGCTGGAGCTGCTGCACCTGGGCGGGCGTTCGCTGCCGCACGCGATGCTGATGATGATCCCGGAGGCCTGGGAGAACGCGGCCACGATGGACCCGAAGCGCCGGGCCTTCTACGAGTTCCACTCCACCCTGATGGAGCCATGGGACGGACCCGCCTCGGTCGTCTTCAGCGACGGCACCCAGGTCGGCGCCGTGCTGGACCGCAACGGCCTCCGCCCGTCCCGCTACTGGGTCACCGACGACGGTCTGGTGGTGCTCGCCTCCGAGGCGGGCGTGCTCGACATCGACCCGGCCAAGGTGGTGCAGAAGGGCCGGCTCGAGCCCGGCAAGATCTTCCTGGTCGACGTCGAGGAGCACCGCGTCGTCACCGATGACGAGGTCAAGTCGTCGCTCGCCGCGCAGCACCCGTACGACGAATGGCTGCACGCCGGCCTGATCCGGTTCGAGGACTTGCACGAGCGCGAGCACGTCGTCCACAGCCACGCGTCGGTCGCCCGCCGCCAGCAGGTCTTCGGGTACACCGAGGAGGAGCTGCGCGTCCTGCTCACGCCGATGGCGAAGCTGGGCACGGAGCCGATCGGCTCGATGGGTACGGACACTCCGATCGCCGTACTGAGCGAGCGGCCGCGACTGCTGTTCGACTACTTCGCGCAGCTGTTCGCGCAGGTCACCAACCCGCCGCTCGACGCGATCCGTGAGGAACTGGTGACCTCGCTGTCCTCGTCGCTCGGCCCCGAGGCGAACCTGCTCAACCCCGGCCCGGCGTCCTGCCGTCAGCTGGTGCTGCCGTTCCCGGTGCTGACCAACGACGAGCTGGCGAAGATCCGGCACATCAACCTGGACGGCGACCTGCCCGGCCTGGCGACGACCGTGCTCCGCGGCCTGTACGAGGTCGAGGGCGGGGGAGACGCGCTCGCGGCCCGGCTGGACGAGATCTGCGTCGAGGCCTCGGCCGCGATCGCCGAGGGCGCGCGCATCATCGTGCTGTCCGACCGGCACGCCACCGCGGAGAAGGCGCCGATCCCGTCGCTGCTGCTCACCGCCGCGGTCCACCACCACCTCGTCCGCGAGAAGACCCGCACCCAGGTCGGCCTGGTCGTCGAGGCGGGTGACGTCCGCGAGGTGCACCACGTCGCGCTTCTGATCGGGTACGGCGCTGCCGCCGTCAACCCGTACCTGGCGCTCGAGTCGGTCGAGGACCTCGCCCGGCGCGGGACGTACCTGCCCGGTATCGAACCCGAGAACGCCGTGAAGAACCTGGTGAAGTCCCTGGGCAAGGGCGTGCTCAAGGTGATGTCCAAGATGGGCGTCTCCACCGTCGCGTCGTACACCGGTGCCCAGATCTTCGAGGCCACTGGTCTGTCCCCGGAGCTCGTCGACCGCTACTTCACCGGTACGTCGTCCAAGCTCGGTGGTGTCGGGCTCGACGTCATCGCCGAAGAGGTCAACCAGCGGCACCTCAAGGCGTACCCGGCCGACGGCATCCTGCCGGCCCACCGGACCCTCGAGATCGGCGGCGAGTACCAGTGGCGCCGCGAGGGCGAGCCGCACCTGTTCGACCCGGAGACGGTCTTCCGGTTGCAGCACTCAACCCGGACCGGGCGCTACGACATCTTCAAGCAGTACACCTCGCGCGTGGACAAGCAGTCCGAGCGGCTGATGACGCTGCGCGGGATGTTCGGCTTCAAGGCGCGGCAGCCGATCCCGATCGAGGAGGTCGAGCCGGTCTCGGAGATCGTCAAGCGATTCTCCACCGGCGCGATGAGCTACGGCTCGATCAGCGCGGAGTCGCACACCACTCTGGCCATCGCGATGAACCGGCTCGGCGCCAAGTCGAACACCGGTGAGGGCGGCGAGGACCCGGACCGCCTGCACGACCCGGAGCGGCGCAGCTCGATCAAGCAGGTCGCGTCCGGCCGGTTCGGCGTCACCTCGGAGTACCTGACGAACTCCGACGACATCCAGATCAAGATGGCCCAGGGCGCGAAGCCCGGCGAAGGTGGTCAGCTGCCGGGGCACAAGGTCTACCCGTGGGTGGCCAAGACGCGGCACTCGACGCCGGGTGTCGGCCTGATCTCGCCGCCGCCGCACCACGACATCTACTCGATTGAGGATCTGGCCCAGCTGATCCACGACCTGAAGAACGCCAACCCGTCGGCCCGCATCCACGTGAAGCTGGTCAGCGAGGTGGGCGTCGGCACGATCGCCGCGGGTGTTTCGAAGGCGCACGCGGACGTCGTACTCATCTCGGGTCATGACGGTGGCACTGGTGCGTCCCCGTTGACGTCGCTTAAGCACGCGGGTGGCCCGTGGGAGCTCGGATTGGCCGAGACCCAGCAGACCCTGCTGCTCAACGGCTTGCGCGACCGGATCGTCGTACAGACCGATGGGCAGTTGAAGACCGGCCGGGACGTCGTCATCGCGGCACTGCTCGGTGCCGAGGAGTACGGCTTCGCGACCGCGCCGCTGGTGGTGTCGGGCTGCATCATGATGCGCGTCTGCCACCTGGACACCTGCCCGGTCGGCGTCGCCACCCAGAACCCGGTGCTGCGCGAGCGCTTCACCGGTAAGCCCGAGTTCGTGGTGAACTTCTTCGAGTTCATCGCCGAAGAGGTCCGCGAGTACCTGGCCGAGCTCGGTTTCCGCACGCTGAACGAGGCGATCGGCCACGCCGAGGTCCTCGACATCACCCGCGCGGTGAACCACTGGAAGGCCGACGGGCTCGACCTGTCGCCGATCCTGCACGTGCCGGACCTGCCCGCGGGCGCGGCGCTGCACCGCACGATCGACCAGGACCACGGTCTCGACAAGGCCCTCGACAACGAGCTGATCCGGATCGCCCAGCCCGCGCTGGAGAACGGCGAACCGGTGCGCGCGCAACTCGCCATCCGGAACGTCAACCGGACCGTCGGCACGATGCTCGGGCACGAGATCACCAAGCGCTACAAGGGCGAAGGCCTGCCGGACGGCACGATCGACCTGACCTTCACCGGTTCGGCCGGCAACTCGTTCGCCGCGTTCGTGCCGAAGGGCGTGACGCTGCGCCTCGAGGGCGACGCGAACGACTACGTCGGCAAGGGTCTGTCCGGCGGCCGGGTGGTGATCCGGCCCGACCGTACGGCGACCTTCACCGCGGCCGACCAGATCATCGCCGGCAACGTGATCGCGTACGGCGCGACCGGTGGCGAGCTGTTCATCAACGGCGGTGCTGGTCAGCGGTTCTGCGTCCGCAACTCGGGCGCGACCGCCGTCGTCGAGTCCGTCGGCGATCACGCCTGCGAGTACATGACGGGTGGACGGGTGGTCGTCATCGGCCGGACCGGGCGCAACTTCGCGGCCGGTATGTCCGGCGGTACGGCGCACGTGCTCGATCTCGACGCGTCCCTGGTCAACCCCGAACTGGTCGATCTGCGCGCGCTGACCGAGGACGAGAGCGAACTGCTGCACGACCTGGTCCGCCGCCACCACGAGGAAACCGGTTCGCCGCGCGCGGCCGAACTGCTCACCGACTGGGCCGCCACCGCGGCCCGGTTCACCACTGTGATGCCCCGCGACTACGCACGGGTGCTCGCCGCCAAAGCCGCAGCGGAGCGGGACGGGCTGGACGAGGCCGCCACCACCAAAGCGATGATGGAGGCCATCTGA
- a CDS encoding glutamate synthase subunit beta, which yields MADPKGFLTTPREVAGRRPVDERVNDWKEVYPGGAGKALLPIIGKQAGRCMDCGIPFCHSGCPLGNLIPEWNDLVWRDDWTGAIERLHATNNFPEFTGRLCPAPCEPACVLGINQEPVTIKNVEVAIIDKAWEAGDVRPQPPEWLTGKTIAVVGSGPAGLAVAQQLTRAGHTVAVYERADAPGGLLRYGIPEFKMEKIQVERRIQQMKEEGTVFRSGVNVGADVTGTQLKQRYDAVVIATGATAARDLPVPGREFGGIHQAMEFLPQANRIALGETVDDQIVATGKDVIIIGGGDTGADCLGTAIRQGARSITQLEIMPRPSDERPAGQPWPTYPMIYRVASAHEEGGERVYAVSTNEFVADAEGNVSGLKLVEVELVEGRFTPVEGSEREIPAQLVLLAMGFTGPEREGFLEQLEVELDERGNVKRDKAYQTSVSGVFACGDAGRGQSLIVWAIAEGRSCAAGVDAFLTGSSTLPTPIPPTARPLVV from the coding sequence ATGGCTGACCCGAAGGGATTCCTGACCACCCCGCGCGAGGTCGCGGGTCGCCGCCCGGTCGACGAGCGGGTGAACGACTGGAAAGAGGTCTACCCCGGTGGCGCGGGTAAGGCGCTGCTGCCGATCATCGGTAAGCAGGCCGGCCGCTGTATGGACTGCGGTATCCCGTTCTGCCACTCGGGCTGCCCGCTGGGCAACCTGATCCCGGAGTGGAACGACCTGGTCTGGCGCGACGACTGGACCGGCGCGATCGAGCGGTTGCACGCGACGAACAACTTCCCGGAGTTCACCGGGCGGCTCTGCCCGGCGCCGTGCGAACCGGCCTGCGTGCTCGGCATCAACCAGGAGCCGGTCACGATCAAGAACGTCGAGGTCGCGATCATCGACAAGGCCTGGGAAGCCGGGGACGTCCGGCCCCAGCCGCCGGAGTGGCTGACCGGTAAGACCATCGCTGTCGTCGGATCCGGCCCGGCCGGTCTCGCGGTCGCGCAGCAGCTGACGCGGGCGGGTCACACCGTCGCCGTGTACGAGCGGGCTGACGCGCCCGGCGGGTTGCTGCGGTACGGCATTCCCGAGTTCAAGATGGAGAAGATCCAGGTCGAGCGCCGGATCCAGCAGATGAAGGAAGAGGGCACGGTCTTCCGCTCCGGCGTCAACGTCGGCGCGGACGTCACCGGCACCCAGCTCAAGCAGCGGTACGACGCCGTGGTGATCGCCACCGGTGCCACCGCGGCCCGCGATCTGCCGGTACCGGGACGCGAGTTCGGCGGTATCCACCAGGCGATGGAGTTCCTGCCGCAGGCCAACCGGATCGCGCTCGGCGAAACGGTCGACGACCAGATCGTTGCCACCGGCAAGGACGTGATCATCATCGGTGGCGGTGACACCGGCGCGGACTGCCTCGGTACGGCGATCCGCCAGGGTGCCCGGTCGATCACCCAGCTCGAGATCATGCCGCGGCCTTCGGATGAGCGCCCGGCCGGTCAGCCCTGGCCGACGTACCCGATGATCTATCGGGTCGCGTCTGCCCACGAAGAGGGTGGCGAGCGGGTCTACGCGGTGTCGACGAACGAGTTCGTGGCCGATGCCGAGGGCAACGTTTCGGGCCTGAAGCTGGTCGAGGTCGAGCTGGTCGAAGGCCGGTTCACCCCGGTCGAGGGGTCCGAGCGGGAGATCCCGGCCCAACTGGTGCTGCTCGCGATGGGCTTCACCGGGCCGGAGCGCGAGGGCTTCCTGGAGCAGCTCGAGGTCGAACTCGATGAGCGAGGCAACGTCAAGCGCGACAAGGCGTACCAGACCAGCGTTTCCGGCGTTTTCGCCTGCGGTGACGCGGGTCGTGGTCAGTCCCTGATCGTCTGGGCCATCGCCGAAGGACGCTCGTGCGCCGCCGGCGTGGACGCGTTCCTGACCGGTTCGTCGACCCTGCCGACGCCCATCCCGCCGACGGCCCGGCCGCTGGTCGTTTAA
- a CDS encoding metallophosphoesterase family protein: MARRLLTKARLKAAAPWAALALLWFAVSASVGLMGFANDSEPVTIGAHTTQVSPTFDGAATIDLGAVLPRMRLRMDLPLGIGVNVDVQETDARDLNDLITRDALIASQPDGEIARVREVVEQMAVDNAVAGAGAGLLAVVIASTTWGMLGARRRRELIAIMHHDEHRVERRALVLLMAMATTTAAVVVPGLIRTPEVEPPEWRPLAELLPEVRFDERLRDVEVATGFSTTGGIGLIRTAVETYEKSTRLYGDLKAKVIRSAGRIRQPGPDETVALLVSDRHNNIGMDPVIGEVARAAGAKVLIDAGDDTSAGERWEAFSINSLAQQFRDLKVVAVAGNHDAGGYVTSAMKANGFTVLESKPVEVEGIRFLGDSDPTRTGLGSNDTPGKETVGEQSARLADVACEQDEDQRISTMVVHDPSSGAGTAARGCATLVLSGHLHRQVGPETKEIDGLQTTTYTNGTTGGAAYAFALGYTLRRQAQVTLITYEEGEPVGMQPVTFELTGDVTVGSYRPIGTL, from the coding sequence ATGGCCCGTCGACTGCTGACGAAAGCCCGTCTCAAGGCCGCCGCGCCGTGGGCGGCTTTAGCCCTGCTCTGGTTCGCGGTCTCGGCCTCGGTCGGGCTGATGGGTTTCGCCAATGACAGTGAGCCCGTCACGATCGGGGCGCACACCACACAGGTGTCGCCGACGTTCGACGGCGCCGCCACGATCGACCTCGGCGCCGTACTGCCGCGGATGCGGCTGCGGATGGACCTGCCCCTGGGGATCGGTGTCAACGTCGACGTGCAGGAGACCGACGCGCGCGATTTGAACGATCTGATCACCCGCGACGCCCTGATCGCCAGCCAGCCGGACGGTGAGATCGCCCGGGTCCGCGAGGTGGTCGAGCAGATGGCCGTCGACAACGCGGTCGCCGGCGCCGGCGCGGGTCTGCTCGCGGTGGTCATCGCCAGTACGACGTGGGGCATGCTCGGCGCGCGCCGCCGCCGGGAACTGATCGCGATCATGCATCACGACGAGCACCGGGTCGAACGGCGTGCGCTGGTGCTGCTGATGGCGATGGCAACGACTACGGCCGCGGTCGTCGTACCAGGCCTGATCCGGACGCCGGAGGTCGAGCCGCCGGAGTGGCGCCCGCTCGCCGAACTGTTGCCGGAGGTCCGTTTCGACGAACGCCTGCGCGATGTCGAGGTGGCGACAGGCTTCTCCACCACGGGCGGGATCGGGCTGATCCGGACGGCCGTCGAGACGTACGAGAAGTCCACCCGCTTGTACGGCGACCTCAAGGCGAAGGTGATCCGCTCGGCCGGGCGAATTCGCCAGCCGGGGCCGGACGAGACGGTCGCGCTGCTGGTGTCCGACCGGCACAACAACATCGGGATGGACCCGGTCATCGGTGAAGTGGCCCGGGCCGCGGGGGCGAAGGTGCTGATCGACGCCGGTGACGACACCTCGGCGGGGGAGCGGTGGGAGGCGTTCAGCATCAACTCGCTGGCGCAGCAGTTCCGCGATCTCAAGGTCGTCGCCGTCGCGGGTAACCACGATGCGGGTGGATACGTCACCTCGGCCATGAAGGCGAACGGGTTCACGGTGCTGGAGAGCAAACCGGTCGAGGTCGAGGGCATCCGCTTCCTCGGCGACAGCGATCCGACCCGGACGGGCCTCGGCAGCAATGACACGCCGGGCAAGGAAACGGTGGGTGAACAGAGTGCTCGCCTGGCCGACGTCGCCTGCGAGCAGGACGAGGACCAGCGCATCTCGACGATGGTGGTGCACGACCCGTCGTCCGGGGCCGGGACTGCCGCTCGCGGCTGCGCGACGCTGGTGCTGTCGGGACACCTGCACCGGCAGGTCGGGCCCGAGACCAAGGAGATCGACGGCCTCCAGACCACCACCTACACGAACGGAACCACCGGCGGCGCGGCGTACGCCTTTGCCCTCGGCTACACGTTGCGCAGGCAGGCGCAGGTCACGCTGATCACTTACGAGGAAGGCGAACCGGTCGGCATGCAGCCGGTGACGTTCGAGCTCACGGGCGACGTGACGGTCGGGTCCTACCGCCCGATCGGTACGCTATGA